Part of the Pseudomonas chlororaphis genome, GCGCCACGTCCGGCAACAGGTAGTCGCTGACGATGCCTTTTTTCAGTTGCGCCGCCTTGTCGGAAAGGATCGCCACGTTGGTGACTTCCGAGCCCGTTCCGGCAGTGGTGGGGATGGCGATCATCGGCGGGCCTTTGCGCGGCACCTGGTCGACGCCGAACATGTCCTGCAACTCACCGTGATAGCCGGCGTAGACGCCGACGCACTTGGCAATGTCGATGGCACTGCCACCGCCCAGCCCGATCAGGCCGTCATGGCCGCCGTCACGGTAGGCTTGCATGCAGTCTTCAACGATGGCGATTTCCGGGTCCGGCATGACCCGGTCGAAAATCTCGTAGTCGCGCCCGCCCAGATGTTGCAGGGCCAGCTCCACGGTGCCGGACTTGACCAGCACGGCATCGGTCACGATCAGCGGGTTGTCGACGTCCAGGCGCGTCAACTCGGCCGCCAGTTGCTCGATGGCAGCGGCACCGGTGATCAGTTTGTGGGCGATCTTGAATGAGGAAAGACTCATATGCGCGGCCTCTTGTTCGAGTATGGGCTGGCACAAGGATAGCTCGGTATCGGGGGTTGTTCTGCCATTCAGCTGATGAATGCAATGAGAAACCCTGTGGGAGCGAGCTTGCTCGCGATAGCGCACTGACATTCAGCATCAATGTTGAATGCTCTACCGCTATCGCGAGCAAGCTCGCTCCCACATTTGGACAATACAGACCTTCAGACCTGGGCCGTGCGCAACTTCTCGCTGCGCCCACGCAGCCACTCCAACGTCAGCAGCAGGATCACCGAGAACGCGATCAACAACGTCGCCGCCGCAGCGATGGTCGGGCTGAGGTTTTCGCGGATGCCGCTGAACATCTGCCGAGGCAGCGTGGCCTGTTCGGGGCCGGCGAGGAACAGCGTCACCACCACTTCATCGAACGACGTCGCGAAGGCGAACAGCGCCCCGGAGATGACGCCCGGGGCGATCAACGGCAAGGTCACCCGACGAAATGCAGTCAGCGGCGAAGCGCCGAGGCTGGCGGCCGCCCGCACCAGGTTGTGGTTGAACCCCTGCAAGGTCGCCGACACGGTGATGATGACGAACGGTACGCCCAGCACCGCGTGCACCACAATCAGCGAGATGAAGCTGTTGCCCATCCCCAGCGGCGCGAAAAACAGGTAGCTGGCGACCCCGATG contains:
- a CDS encoding polyamine ABC transporter permease, whose amino-acid sequence is MVSPYMSPVERVWFYCLRTLCGLILLFLILPVLVIVPLSFNSGSFLVYPLQGFSLQWYHDFFASAEWMRALKNSIIVAPAATLLAMVFGTLAAIGLTRGDFPGKALVMALVISPMVVPVVIIGVASYLFFAPLGMGNSFISLIVVHAVLGVPFVIITVSATLQGFNHNLVRAAASLGASPLTAFRRVTLPLIAPGVISGALFAFATSFDEVVVTLFLAGPEQATLPRQMFSGIRENLSPTIAAAATLLIAFSVILLLTLEWLRGRSEKLRTAQV